Proteins found in one Erythrobacter sp. 3-20A1M genomic segment:
- a CDS encoding lipoprotein-releasing ABC transporter permease subunit, with protein MRRKFQQFRGPAISLFLSPFERMIARRYLLPGRGEAFIALVASISIGVVMLSVAMLVIVMSVMNGFRAELIDKIVGINGHAIVQAYGGRLDNWQQILKEVEATPGVTEASPLIEQPLMLTYNGRVEGVLVRGETPKQIAQLKDKVVGGDLSALRPDAGTVAIGARLAENIGARVGDTITIVNPAGRSTPFGTVPRQVGYQVAAIFEVGLYDYDNSFVVMPMQDAQTLLLIGDKVQMIEVKTNDADNVGEIMAPVAKKLQGQAVVADWKSINSSIFEALQVERVAMFFALSFMVLVAAFNILSSLVMLVRAKTRDIAIMRTMGATRKSLLKIFVTTGFTVGAIGTVAGLIFGFVVLYFRESIVRVIGFVTGQNLWDPQVRFLSTLPSRTDPWEIFGIVALALILSFLATLYPAFKASSTDPVQVLRYE; from the coding sequence ATGCGGCGCAAATTTCAGCAATTTCGCGGGCCTGCCATCTCCCTCTTCCTCTCTCCCTTCGAACGCATGATCGCCCGGCGCTATTTGCTGCCGGGGCGGGGCGAGGCGTTCATCGCGCTGGTCGCGAGCATCTCCATCGGCGTCGTCATGCTGTCCGTCGCCATGCTGGTGATCGTGATGAGCGTGATGAACGGATTTCGTGCGGAGCTGATCGACAAGATCGTGGGCATCAACGGCCACGCGATCGTGCAGGCCTATGGCGGGCGGCTCGACAACTGGCAACAGATCCTGAAGGAGGTCGAGGCGACGCCCGGCGTGACCGAGGCGAGCCCGCTGATCGAGCAGCCGCTGATGCTAACCTATAACGGCCGGGTCGAAGGCGTGCTGGTCCGCGGCGAGACTCCGAAGCAGATCGCGCAGCTGAAGGACAAGGTGGTCGGTGGCGATCTGAGCGCGCTGCGGCCCGATGCGGGCACGGTCGCGATCGGCGCGCGCCTGGCCGAGAACATCGGTGCGCGCGTCGGCGATACCATCACGATCGTCAATCCCGCCGGGCGCAGTACGCCGTTCGGGACCGTGCCGCGCCAGGTCGGCTATCAGGTCGCCGCGATCTTCGAAGTCGGGCTCTACGATTACGACAACAGCTTCGTCGTAATGCCGATGCAGGATGCGCAGACGCTGCTGCTGATCGGCGACAAGGTCCAGATGATCGAGGTGAAGACCAACGATGCCGACAATGTCGGCGAGATCATGGCTCCCGTGGCGAAGAAGCTGCAGGGTCAGGCGGTGGTCGCCGACTGGAAGTCGATCAACAGTTCGATCTTCGAAGCGCTTCAGGTCGAACGGGTGGCGATGTTCTTCGCCCTGAGCTTCATGGTGCTGGTCGCCGCGTTCAACATCCTCTCCAGCCTCGTCATGCTGGTCCGGGCGAAAACGCGCGACATCGCGATCATGCGGACCATGGGCGCGACGCGCAAATCGCTGCTGAAGATCTTCGTCACGACCGGCTTCACCGTTGGCGCGATTGGGACGGTTGCCGGCCTGATCTTCGGCTTCGTGGTGCTCTATTTCCGCGAGAGCATCGTGCGGGTGATCGGCTTCGTGACGGGACAGAACCTGTGGGATCCGCAGGTTCGGTTCCTCTCCACGCTACCGTCGCGGACCGATCCATGGGAGATTTTCGGTATCGTGGCGCTCGCGCTGATCCTCAGCTTCCTCGCGACGCTTTATCCCGCCTTCAAGGCGTCGAGCACCGATCCGGTACAGGTGCTGCGCTATGAATGA
- a CDS encoding deoxyribodipyrimidine photo-lyase, whose protein sequence is MADPQIVWFRRDLRLSDQPALAAAAEAGPILPVFVLDDDRPGDRKYGGAHRWWLHHSLESLGKGFGRHNGSVVLRQGDSVSVLASLADQIGGGAVHANRHYEPWWREAEEELRDALPEGCELVLHDGNYLFPPGTATTGSGDPYKIYTPFMQALREHFPPRDEIPAPKHFAFADAPESDDLSDWDLLPTKPDWAGGMRDFWKIGEDATRERLDWWADHVADYEDDRNLPSIDGSSRLSPHLHWGEISPVQVWHRLSGRRGQGWETYENELIWRDYAQNVLYQFPRYPEESYRDYDSSLWRNPNRGHLIQEELEAWQQGRTGYPIVDAGMRQLWQTGWMHNRVRMIAASFLIKHLLIDWRHGDRWFWDTLVDGDYASNGVNWQWVAGTGVDSNMFVRIMAPLGQSEKFDAGDYIREYVPELADLDDDQIHDPDDEHRPDDYPEKLIGHKEARERALSAYREMKGD, encoded by the coding sequence ATGGCCGATCCCCAGATAGTATGGTTCCGGCGCGATTTGCGCCTGTCCGACCAGCCCGCCCTTGCCGCCGCTGCCGAGGCGGGGCCGATCCTGCCCGTTTTCGTCCTCGACGACGATCGACCCGGCGATCGGAAATATGGCGGGGCGCATCGCTGGTGGCTGCACCACTCCCTCGAAAGCCTGGGCAAGGGGTTCGGTCGCCATAATGGCTCGGTCGTCCTGCGGCAGGGGGACAGCGTTTCCGTCCTAGCGAGCCTCGCCGACCAGATCGGGGGGGGGGCGGTCCATGCCAACCGCCATTACGAGCCCTGGTGGCGCGAGGCGGAGGAGGAGTTGCGGGACGCCTTGCCGGAAGGGTGCGAACTGGTGCTGCACGATGGCAATTACCTGTTCCCGCCCGGCACCGCCACGACCGGATCAGGCGATCCCTACAAGATTTACACCCCCTTCATGCAGGCGCTGCGCGAGCATTTTCCTCCACGCGACGAGATTCCGGCTCCCAAGCACTTCGCCTTCGCCGATGCGCCGGAAAGCGACGACCTGTCGGACTGGGACCTCCTGCCGACCAAGCCCGACTGGGCGGGCGGGATGCGCGATTTCTGGAAGATCGGCGAGGACGCCACGCGTGAGCGGCTGGACTGGTGGGCGGATCACGTCGCCGATTACGAGGACGACCGGAACCTGCCCTCGATCGATGGCTCCTCCCGGCTGTCTCCGCACCTCCACTGGGGCGAAATCTCGCCGGTGCAGGTTTGGCATCGCCTGAGCGGACGACGCGGGCAGGGGTGGGAAACTTACGAGAACGAGCTGATCTGGCGCGATTATGCTCAGAACGTGCTCTATCAGTTCCCCCGCTATCCCGAGGAAAGCTATCGCGATTACGACAGCTCGCTGTGGCGCAATCCCAATCGCGGGCATCTGATCCAAGAGGAACTGGAGGCCTGGCAGCAGGGGCGCACCGGCTACCCGATCGTCGATGCCGGCATGCGGCAGTTGTGGCAGACCGGGTGGATGCACAACCGGGTGCGGATGATCGCGGCGAGCTTCCTCATCAAACATCTGCTGATCGACTGGCGGCACGGCGATCGCTGGTTCTGGGATACGCTGGTGGACGGCGACTACGCCAGCAACGGCGTCAACTGGCAATGGGTCGCGGGCACCGGGGTCGATTCGAACATGTTCGTGCGGATCATGGCTCCACTCGGCCAGAGCGAAAAATTCGACGCGGGCGACTACATCCGCGAATATGTGCCCGAGCTGGCCGATCTAGACGACGACCAGATCCACGATCCCGACGACGAGCACCGTCCCGACGATTATCCGGAGAAGCTGATCGGTCACAAGGAGGCTCGCGAGCGGGCGCTGTCCGCCTATCGCGAGATGAAGGGCGACTGA
- the purF gene encoding amidophosphoribosyltransferase: protein MDTTHPWMDEDGDTLHEECGVFGAVNASDAAALTAFGLHALQHRGQEAAGITAFDGTQFVTRRGLGHVAENFSSQESIAELPGAMAAGHVRYSTTGGSGLRNVQPLYADLASGGFAVAHNGNFSNAGTLRQELVQKGAIFQSTSDTEVIIHLVATSRYPTLRDRLVDALRLVEGAYALIVMTPAGMIACRDPLGIRPLQMGRIGKAVVFASETVAFDVVGAEFERQVEPGEMIEVDHDGKVTSYRPFGNAGSRPCIFEHVYFSRPDSVFDGRSVYAARKAIGEQLAIENPCDVDLVVPVPDSGVPAAIGYAQQSGVPFELGIIRSHYVGRTFIQPSDSARHSGVKRKHNANRSLVEGKRIVLIDDSIVRGTTSMKIVEMMRDAGATEVHFRVASPPTAHSCFYGVDTPERSKLLAARMEVEPMREFIRADSLAFVSIDGLYRAVGGAPRDAGCPQFCDACFTGDYPTSLTDLERRDRGADQLTFPTHKVA from the coding sequence ATGGACACCACCCACCCCTGGATGGACGAAGACGGCGATACGCTGCACGAGGAATGCGGCGTTTTCGGCGCGGTCAACGCGTCCGATGCGGCGGCGCTGACCGCCTTCGGCCTGCACGCCCTGCAGCATCGCGGGCAAGAAGCGGCGGGCATCACCGCCTTCGACGGCACGCAGTTCGTCACCCGCCGCGGCCTCGGCCACGTGGCCGAGAATTTCTCCAGCCAGGAATCGATTGCCGAGCTGCCGGGCGCAATGGCGGCTGGGCATGTGCGTTATTCGACCACCGGCGGATCGGGCCTGCGCAATGTGCAGCCGCTTTACGCCGATCTCGCCAGCGGCGGGTTCGCGGTGGCGCATAACGGCAATTTCTCCAACGCCGGCACGCTGCGGCAGGAGCTGGTGCAGAAAGGCGCGATCTTCCAGTCGACCAGCGACACCGAGGTAATCATCCACCTCGTCGCCACCAGTCGCTATCCCACCCTGCGCGACCGGCTGGTCGACGCGCTGCGGCTGGTCGAGGGTGCGTATGCGCTGATCGTGATGACGCCGGCCGGGATGATCGCCTGCCGCGATCCGCTCGGTATTCGCCCGCTCCAGATGGGCCGCATCGGCAAGGCGGTGGTCTTCGCGTCAGAGACGGTCGCCTTCGACGTGGTCGGCGCGGAATTCGAGCGGCAGGTGGAGCCCGGCGAGATGATCGAGGTCGATCACGACGGCAAGGTCACCTCCTACCGCCCCTTCGGCAATGCCGGCTCGCGCCCCTGCATCTTCGAGCATGTCTATTTCAGCCGCCCGGATTCGGTATTCGACGGACGCAGCGTCTATGCCGCGCGCAAGGCGATCGGCGAGCAGCTGGCAATCGAGAACCCGTGCGATGTCGATCTGGTCGTGCCGGTGCCCGATAGCGGCGTGCCCGCGGCGATCGGCTATGCCCAGCAATCGGGTGTTCCGTTCGAACTGGGCATCATCCGCAGCCATTATGTCGGCCGCACCTTCATCCAGCCGAGCGACAGCGCGCGCCATTCGGGTGTGAAGCGCAAGCACAACGCCAATCGCAGCCTGGTCGAAGGCAAGCGGATCGTGCTGATCGACGATTCGATCGTGCGCGGCACCACCAGCATGAAGATCGTCGAGATGATGCGCGATGCCGGTGCGACGGAGGTCCATTTCCGGGTCGCCAGCCCGCCCACGGCGCATAGCTGTTTCTACGGGGTCGATACGCCCGAGCGATCGAAGCTGCTCGCCGCGCGGATGGAGGTCGAGCCGATGCGCGAATTCATCCGCGCCGACAGTCTCGCCTTCGTGTCGATCGACGGCCTCTACCGCGCGGTCGGCGGTGCGCCCCGCGATGCGGGCTGCCCGCAATTCTGCGATGCCTGCTTCACCGGCGACTATCCGACCTCGCTGACCGATCTCGAACGGCGCGATCGCGGCGCCGACCAGCTGACATTCCCGACACACAAGGTTGCCTGA
- a CDS encoding metal-dependent hydrolase → MDNLTHSLVGALLGQAGLKRRTGLAMPALIIGANLPDIDATCVIYGTESLAMRRGLTHGPLALVILPVVLAALLYAFDRWQARRGTRPEGRLPVRFGWLVALSFLACLTHPALDWLNVYGIRLLAPFSQRWFYGDTLFIVDWVLWLVMGFATWLSWRRDRHGLATWRRPARYGLAFLGIYIALNGILTGMAERVGAGLAPEPTVLIASPAPGQPWKRDIIFADSTLRWYQVGWTPLGLQGQPLMMEPNQCPVEVADLPRSSAIDAFLFWSRAPLFARGDDGAVTLYDARFYDPRTRGRFAVNLPGLQCERPPAP, encoded by the coding sequence ATGGATAACCTTACCCATTCGCTGGTCGGGGCGCTGCTGGGGCAGGCCGGGCTGAAGCGGCGCACCGGGCTCGCCATGCCTGCGCTGATCATCGGGGCGAACCTGCCCGATATCGACGCGACCTGCGTGATATACGGTACCGAGAGCCTCGCCATGCGACGCGGGCTGACCCACGGCCCGCTGGCGCTGGTGATCCTGCCGGTGGTGCTGGCGGCATTGCTCTACGCGTTCGACCGATGGCAGGCGCGGCGCGGCACACGACCCGAGGGGCGATTGCCGGTGCGGTTCGGCTGGCTGGTCGCGCTATCCTTCCTCGCCTGCCTGACGCACCCGGCGCTCGACTGGCTGAACGTCTACGGGATCAGGCTGCTCGCGCCGTTCAGCCAACGGTGGTTCTACGGCGACACGCTGTTCATCGTCGACTGGGTGCTGTGGCTGGTCATGGGGTTTGCGACATGGCTGTCGTGGCGGCGCGACCGGCACGGTTTGGCAACCTGGCGCAGACCGGCGCGTTACGGCCTGGCTTTCCTTGGCATCTACATCGCCCTCAACGGCATACTGACGGGCATGGCCGAGCGGGTAGGGGCGGGGTTGGCCCCGGAACCCACCGTTCTCATCGCCAGCCCGGCGCCCGGTCAGCCGTGGAAGCGGGACATAATCTTCGCCGACAGCACGCTGCGCTGGTATCAGGTCGGCTGGACGCCGCTGGGCTTGCAAGGGCAGCCGCTGATGATGGAGCCCAATCAGTGCCCGGTCGAGGTGGCCGATCTGCCGCGCTCTTCGGCAATCGACGCATTCCTGTTCTGGTCCCGCGCGCCGCTGTTCGCGCGTGGCGACGATGGCGCGGTGACGCTCTACGACGCGCGCTTCTACGATCCGCGGACGCGCGGGCGCTTCGCCGTCAACCTGCCCGGACTACAGTGCGAGCGCCCGCCGGCGCCATGA
- a CDS encoding SDR family NAD(P)-dependent oxidoreductase: MADNKPLEGKLALVTGASRGIGAATAIEFARAGAHVILTARDVKALEATEDAIHDAGGSSTIAPVDLAEPDGIARLATAIHGRWDALDYLVISAAYLPMLTPVTQIDQKQYNQALTINVLATQALLANFDPMLKRADAARVVGLTSSVGEKSRAFWSAYGSSKAAFDNLLECYAQEVEKISKTRVAILDPGATRTAMRARAFPGEDPHTVKPPEDVAKRIVALVQEDFKTAHRERVG, translated from the coding sequence ATGGCCGACAACAAACCGCTCGAGGGCAAGCTTGCCCTCGTCACCGGCGCATCGCGCGGAATCGGCGCGGCGACGGCGATAGAGTTCGCCCGCGCCGGCGCGCACGTGATCCTGACGGCGCGCGATGTGAAGGCGCTGGAGGCGACGGAGGACGCGATCCACGATGCGGGCGGCAGCTCGACCATCGCGCCCGTCGACCTCGCTGAGCCCGACGGTATCGCCCGCCTGGCAACCGCCATCCACGGGCGCTGGGACGCGCTCGACTACCTCGTCATCAGCGCGGCCTATCTGCCCATGCTGACGCCCGTGACGCAGATCGACCAGAAGCAGTACAATCAGGCGCTGACGATCAATGTGCTGGCGACGCAGGCGCTGCTGGCGAATTTCGATCCGATGCTGAAGCGCGCCGATGCCGCGCGCGTGGTCGGCCTGACCAGCAGCGTCGGCGAGAAGTCCCGCGCCTTCTGGTCGGCCTACGGATCGAGCAAGGCGGCGTTCGACAACCTCCTCGAATGCTACGCGCAGGAGGTGGAGAAGATCAGCAAGACCCGCGTCGCGATCCTCGATCCCGGGGCCACCCGCACCGCGATGCGCGCCAGGGCCTTCCCTGGCGAAGACCCGCACACGGTCAAGCCGCCGGAAGACGTTGCGAAGCGGATCGTCGCGCTGGTGCAGGAAGACTTCAAGACCGCCCACCGCGAGCGGGTGGGTTAG
- a CDS encoding serine hydrolase domain-containing protein, which produces MMKRLFVSLGALALASCATMPMAQGPATQMSQPKFPDAADSREVLFWNDETRSARFRAMEDYFAGIEVAHADEVRELPKGEPLGAATRSKVDGYLEAMNAAGIMVLQDGKVRYEAYRLGFGPEGRWTSFSVAKSFTSTLLGAAVKDGAIASLDDPVTKYVPALSGTAYDGVTVKQVATMTSGVAWNEDYTDPDSDVAKFLNIAPVPGESQVVTYARTLKRESPAGEKWVYKTLETGLLGLLVENATGEKLAEYAKHKIVDPAGFAGDMFWMTDLSGGNIGGCCVSLSLSDYARMGQFVLEGGQPSVPQGWFDEAGSAQVEFGGGYGYGYQWWTFPGGNYGAQGIFGQYITIVPDRNLVVAVVSNYPTATGEGLTKARRELWQTLIDATKD; this is translated from the coding sequence ATGATGAAGAGACTGTTCGTTTCGCTGGGCGCGCTGGCGCTGGCTTCGTGTGCCACCATGCCGATGGCGCAGGGCCCCGCGACGCAGATGTCGCAGCCGAAATTTCCCGATGCGGCGGATTCGCGCGAGGTGCTGTTCTGGAACGACGAGACGCGCTCGGCCCGCTTCCGCGCGATGGAGGATTACTTCGCCGGGATCGAGGTGGCGCACGCCGACGAAGTACGCGAACTGCCCAAGGGCGAGCCGCTCGGCGCTGCGACGCGGTCGAAGGTCGACGGCTATCTCGAAGCGATGAACGCCGCCGGGATCATGGTGCTGCAGGACGGCAAGGTGCGGTACGAAGCGTACCGGCTCGGTTTCGGACCGGAGGGGCGCTGGACCAGTTTCTCGGTCGCCAAGAGCTTCACCTCTACGCTGCTGGGCGCGGCGGTGAAGGACGGCGCGATTGCCAGCCTAGACGATCCGGTGACCAAATACGTACCCGCGCTGTCGGGCACCGCCTATGACGGCGTAACGGTGAAGCAGGTCGCCACCATGACCTCCGGCGTAGCGTGGAACGAGGACTATACCGACCCCGACAGCGACGTGGCGAAGTTCCTGAACATCGCGCCGGTGCCCGGCGAATCGCAGGTGGTTACCTACGCCCGCACGCTCAAGCGCGAGTCCCCGGCGGGCGAGAAGTGGGTCTACAAGACGCTGGAAACGGGCCTGCTCGGCCTGCTCGTGGAGAATGCCACGGGCGAGAAGCTGGCCGAATACGCCAAGCACAAGATCGTCGATCCGGCTGGCTTCGCGGGCGACATGTTCTGGATGACCGACCTGTCGGGCGGCAATATCGGCGGCTGCTGTGTCTCGCTAAGCCTGTCGGATTATGCCCGCATGGGGCAGTTCGTGCTGGAGGGTGGGCAGCCCTCGGTGCCGCAGGGCTGGTTCGACGAGGCGGGATCGGCGCAGGTCGAATTCGGCGGCGGCTACGGATACGGCTATCAATGGTGGACCTTCCCCGGCGGCAATTACGGCGCGCAGGGGATATTCGGGCAATACATCACCATCGTGCCGGATCGGAACCTGGTGGTGGCGGTCGTCTCCAACTACCCGACCGCGACGGGTGAGGGCCTGACCAAGGCGCGGCGCGAGTTGTGGCAGACCCTGATCGACGCGACGAAGGACTAA
- a CDS encoding phosphatase PAP2 family protein: MPLPAIYERIDPRRAAMGALLCWAGFIATAIAIAAGYTTGIEHALLVPHRAATRGAEAVRDVTALGGVPLRMLFALIAAGFLVALRQWRLAAWLAVTVLTGWAVGTLLKVVVARPRPDFVPHMMHASGFSFPSGHAFNGTLVWLAIALAFAPLIARRPFRIALLLCALALGAAIGMSRVWLGVHYPGDVFAGWLGGAGWAFAAAALIPLMAPAGARTVVRAG, translated from the coding sequence GTGCCCCTTCCCGCAATCTACGAACGGATCGATCCGCGCCGCGCCGCCATGGGAGCCTTGCTGTGCTGGGCGGGCTTCATCGCGACCGCGATCGCCATCGCGGCAGGCTATACCACCGGTATCGAGCATGCGCTGCTCGTGCCGCATCGGGCGGCAACGCGCGGAGCGGAGGCGGTGCGCGATGTCACCGCGCTGGGCGGTGTGCCGCTGCGCATGCTGTTCGCGCTCATCGCGGCGGGGTTCCTCGTGGCGCTGCGGCAATGGCGGCTGGCGGCGTGGCTGGCGGTCACGGTATTGACCGGATGGGCGGTTGGAACCTTGCTCAAAGTGGTGGTCGCGCGGCCCCGGCCGGACTTCGTGCCGCACATGATGCACGCGAGCGGGTTCAGCTTTCCCAGCGGACATGCGTTCAACGGGACCCTCGTCTGGCTCGCGATCGCGCTGGCGTTTGCGCCCCTGATCGCCCGTCGCCCTTTTCGGATCGCACTGCTCCTCTGCGCACTGGCGCTGGGTGCCGCCATCGGCATGAGCCGGGTGTGGCTGGGGGTGCACTATCCGGGCGACGTCTTCGCCGGCTGGCTCGGCGGCGCAGGCTGGGCCTTTGCCGCCGCCGCTCTGATCCCGCTCATGGCGCCGGCGGGCGCTCGCACTGTAGTCCGGGCAGGTTGA
- a CDS encoding cyclopropane-fatty-acyl-phospholipid synthase family protein: MSGAMATKGHMRGSSLLHGARRFEIKPGCLARIFAPGFHKVLDRIDAGLATGSITGRLPDGSVRVLGGRRPGFDADVTVNSWRALVRLATTGSVGWYQAWEAGEWESPDPVPLFALFMANAQTLGDAGRAKHFWRKALRAAHAINRNTKSGSARNIEAHYDLGNDFYSAWLGPTMAYSSALFSDGARTLEAAQAAKMAAILDRLALAPGKRLLEIGCGWGTLAQEAHLRGAGVEAISLSDEQLAWAREQQDDAIEFLHRDYRDVDGKYDAIASVEMVEALGREYWPTFLDCVARNLKPGGRAAIQYISMQEALFEGYADSADFIQAYIFPGGLLIRTSEFRALAEERGLVWTDQTDFGQDYAQTLRLWRERFDSAVSEGRLPAEFDERFRRLWRYYLMYCEGGFRGGGIDVHQVTLVKGEG; encoded by the coding sequence ATGAGCGGGGCTATGGCGACGAAGGGGCACATGCGCGGAAGCAGCCTGCTGCACGGGGCACGACGGTTCGAGATCAAGCCGGGCTGCCTGGCGCGCATCTTCGCGCCCGGTTTTCACAAGGTGCTCGACCGGATCGACGCCGGACTGGCGACGGGCTCCATCACCGGGCGGCTGCCGGACGGCAGCGTGCGCGTGCTTGGCGGTCGCAGGCCGGGCTTCGACGCGGACGTCACGGTCAACAGCTGGCGCGCGCTGGTCCGGCTCGCCACCACCGGCTCGGTCGGCTGGTATCAGGCATGGGAAGCGGGTGAGTGGGAAAGTCCCGATCCGGTGCCGCTGTTCGCGCTGTTCATGGCCAATGCGCAGACGCTGGGCGATGCCGGGCGGGCCAAGCATTTCTGGCGCAAGGCGCTGCGTGCGGCCCATGCCATCAACCGCAATACGAAGAGCGGCTCGGCCCGCAATATCGAGGCGCATTACGATCTCGGAAACGATTTCTACAGCGCGTGGCTGGGGCCGACGATGGCCTATTCCAGCGCGCTCTTCTCTGACGGGGCGCGAACGCTCGAGGCGGCGCAGGCGGCGAAGATGGCGGCGATCCTCGACCGCCTCGCTCTCGCGCCGGGCAAGCGGCTACTGGAAATCGGGTGCGGCTGGGGGACGCTGGCGCAAGAGGCGCACCTGCGCGGAGCAGGCGTCGAAGCGATCAGCCTGTCGGACGAGCAACTGGCCTGGGCGCGCGAACAACAGGACGATGCGATCGAGTTCCTCCACCGCGATTACCGCGACGTGGACGGGAAATACGACGCGATCGCCAGCGTCGAAATGGTCGAGGCGCTGGGGCGCGAATACTGGCCGACCTTCCTAGACTGCGTCGCCCGCAACTTGAAGCCGGGCGGCCGCGCGGCGATCCAGTATATTTCCATGCAGGAGGCGCTGTTCGAAGGTTACGCCGACAGCGCCGACTTCATTCAGGCCTACATCTTCCCCGGCGGGCTGCTGATCCGCACGAGCGAATTCCGCGCGCTGGCGGAGGAGCGCGGCCTCGTCTGGACCGATCAGACCGATTTCGGGCAGGACTATGCCCAAACGCTGCGCCTGTGGCGCGAAAGGTTCGATAGTGCGGTGAGCGAAGGGCGCCTGCCGGCCGAGTTCGACGAGCGCTTCAGGCGCCTGTGGCGATATTACCTGATGTATTGCGAAGGCGGATTCCGGGGTGGCGGGATCGACGTGCACCAGGTCACGCTGGTGAAGGGAGAGGGATGA
- a CDS encoding 2-oxoacid:ferredoxin oxidoreductase subunit beta, producing MNAPVKIETTLKDWETDQEVRWCPGCGDYAILKAVQRTLPQLGSDPANTVFISGIGCSSRFPYYMESYGFHTIHGRAPAVATGVKLANPDLDVWLVTGDGDGLSIGGNHLMHVLRRNVNMQIMLFNNEIYGLTKGQYSPTSREGTRSPSTPIGSVDHPANPCAFALGAGARFVGRGIDVSKNLPDVLKAAHAHQGAAFVEIFQNCIVYNKDVFDDFAAPKGAEDRQLWLEDGEPMLFGSEKTGGVKGLSFDADSLSFRVVEVTDGDWQAAGVRVHDAKNRTMAHILAELPFGEFPMPLGVLYDDPRATFESGVIAERERAVSGKQANLAKLLGSGQTWTVDGTAQDPV from the coding sequence ATGAACGCCCCCGTAAAAATCGAAACCACGCTGAAGGACTGGGAGACCGACCAGGAGGTTCGCTGGTGCCCCGGTTGCGGGGACTACGCGATCCTGAAGGCGGTGCAGCGCACGCTGCCGCAGCTTGGCAGCGATCCGGCGAACACCGTATTTATCTCCGGCATCGGGTGCTCCAGCCGCTTCCCCTATTACATGGAAAGCTACGGCTTCCACACCATCCACGGCCGCGCGCCGGCGGTGGCGACGGGGGTGAAGCTCGCCAATCCGGACCTCGACGTGTGGCTGGTAACGGGCGACGGCGACGGATTGTCCATTGGCGGCAATCATTTGATGCATGTTCTTCGCCGCAACGTGAACATGCAGATCATGCTGTTCAATAACGAGATCTACGGGCTGACCAAGGGGCAGTATTCGCCCACCAGCCGCGAGGGCACGCGCAGCCCCTCCACCCCGATCGGCAGCGTCGATCACCCGGCCAACCCGTGCGCCTTTGCGCTGGGGGCGGGGGCGCGCTTCGTCGGGCGCGGGATCGACGTGTCGAAGAACCTGCCCGACGTGCTGAAGGCCGCGCATGCGCACCAGGGCGCGGCATTCGTGGAGATCTTCCAGAACTGCATCGTCTATAACAAGGACGTGTTCGACGATTTCGCCGCGCCGAAGGGTGCGGAGGATCGCCAGCTGTGGCTGGAGGATGGCGAGCCGATGCTGTTCGGCAGCGAGAAGACCGGCGGCGTGAAGGGCCTTTCCTTCGATGCCGACAGCCTTTCCTTCCGCGTGGTCGAAGTGACCGACGGAGACTGGCAGGCAGCGGGCGTGCGCGTCCACGACGCGAAGAACCGCACCATGGCGCATATCCTTGCCGAGCTGCCCTTCGGCGAGTTCCCGATGCCGCTGGGCGTGCTCTACGACGATCCGCGCGCGACCTTCGAAAGCGGCGTCATCGCGGAGCGCGAGCGCGCGGTCAGCGGCAAGCAGGCGAACCTCGCCAAGCTGCTCGGGTCGGGGCAGACCTGGACCGTCGACGGCACCGCGCAGGACCCGGTCTGA